A section of the Pseudomonas prosekii genome encodes:
- a CDS encoding cyclic peptide export ABC transporter, translating to MTSKSRGAFSEVLGLLKPFRFIVVVSILLGMLGGLSITALLATINDALNAATSPSPRALAVFVGLCVVALTTQILSDIGTNHVGQHIIAGLRKSLGEKVLLAPIEQIERFRSYRLIPVLTHDVDTVSDFAFSFAPLAIAFTVTLGCLSYLAYLSLPMFALLLVALTIGTALQYVARAKGIKGFQAAREAEDELQKHYSAIAAGAKELRIHRPRRQRMFSQRIEGTADFICNTHIRAVNTFVVAKTLGSMLFFVVIGLALALQSFWLGTDKAVLSGFVLVLLYMKGPMEYLVTTLPVVSRANIAFKRIADLAEQFSSPEPHLLLSDKDAAKPLVEHLEMRDVHLAFPAVDGSTPFALGPVNLSIAQGEIVFIVGENGGGKTTLIKLLLGLYAPQGGEIILNGEPVLAKNRDDYRQLFTTIFADYYLFDELVQGDQNVPADASRYLERLEISHKVSIRDGAFTTTDLSTGQRKRLALLNAWLEERPVLVFDEWAADQDPVFRRIFYTELLPELKYLGKTIIVISHDDRYFDVADQLVRMEGGRVVSEKAPLATA from the coding sequence ATGACCTCAAAATCGCGCGGCGCCTTCAGTGAAGTCCTCGGCCTGCTCAAGCCTTTCCGGTTCATCGTTGTCGTGTCGATCCTGCTCGGCATGCTCGGTGGCCTGAGCATCACCGCGTTGCTGGCGACCATCAATGACGCGCTGAACGCCGCCACCAGCCCGTCACCGCGCGCATTGGCGGTGTTTGTCGGGCTGTGCGTGGTCGCGTTGACCACGCAGATTCTGTCGGACATCGGCACCAACCATGTCGGCCAGCACATCATTGCCGGCCTGCGAAAATCGCTGGGTGAAAAAGTCCTGCTGGCGCCAATCGAACAGATCGAACGCTTTCGCAGTTATCGACTGATTCCGGTGCTGACCCACGACGTCGACACCGTCAGCGATTTCGCTTTCTCGTTCGCGCCGCTGGCGATTGCGTTCACCGTGACCCTCGGCTGCCTGAGCTACCTGGCGTATTTGTCGCTGCCGATGTTTGCCTTGCTGCTGGTCGCGCTGACCATCGGCACTGCTCTGCAATACGTGGCGCGGGCCAAGGGCATCAAGGGTTTCCAGGCCGCTCGCGAAGCCGAGGACGAACTGCAAAAACACTACAGCGCGATTGCCGCCGGGGCCAAGGAACTGCGCATCCATCGTCCACGCCGCCAGCGCATGTTCAGCCAGCGCATCGAAGGCACCGCCGACTTCATCTGCAATACGCACATCCGCGCGGTCAACACTTTTGTGGTCGCGAAGACCCTCGGCTCGATGCTGTTTTTCGTGGTAATCGGTCTGGCGCTGGCCCTGCAATCGTTCTGGTTGGGCACTGACAAAGCGGTGCTCAGCGGTTTTGTGCTGGTGCTGTTGTACATGAAAGGCCCGATGGAATATTTGGTGACCACCCTGCCCGTGGTCAGCCGCGCCAACATCGCGTTCAAGCGCATTGCCGACCTCGCCGAGCAGTTTTCGTCGCCGGAACCGCACTTGTTGCTCAGCGACAAAGACGCGGCCAAACCGCTGGTCGAGCACCTGGAAATGCGCGACGTGCATCTTGCCTTTCCGGCGGTGGACGGCAGCACGCCGTTCGCCCTCGGCCCGGTCAACCTGTCGATTGCCCAAGGCGAGATTGTGTTCATCGTCGGCGAAAACGGCGGCGGCAAAACCACGCTGATCAAACTGCTGCTGGGTCTGTATGCGCCACAGGGCGGTGAAATCATCCTCAACGGCGAGCCGGTACTGGCGAAAAACCGCGACGATTATCGCCAGTTGTTCACCACGATATTTGCCGATTACTACCTGTTCGATGAACTGGTGCAGGGCGATCAGAACGTTCCCGCAGACGCCAGCCGATACCTCGAACGCCTGGAAATCTCGCACAAGGTGAGCATCCGCGACGGCGCTTTCACCACCACCGACCTGTCGACCGGCCAGCGCAAACGCCTGGCGCTGTTGAACGCGTGGCTCGAAGAACGCCCGGTGCTGGTGTTCGACGAGTGGGCGGCCGACCAGGATCCGGTGTTCCGGCGCATTTTCTACACCGAGCTGCTGCCGGAGCTGAAATACCTGGGCAAGACCATCATCGTCATTTCCCACGATGACCGTTACTTCGATGTCGCCGACCAGTTGGTGCGCATGGAGGGCGGACGGGTCGTCAGCGAAAAAGCCCCGTTGGCCACCGCCTGA
- the pvdO gene encoding dihydropyoverdine dehydrogenase: MNSELRSFSLKTLPALALAAVASLLPGVAQAAEPAQPGKVFKDCKDCPEMVVLPTGTFTMGTPDNEVGREPDEGPLHPVTFAKPLAISRFQVLAGEWDAYLRDTGYVMPDGDTRPGRECKAGVPRYERTAKHPAVCMDFPEANAYVEWLSKKSGKTYRLVSESLREYAARAGSSGPFPFPFDEGKEYSIAKHANTYGAADGYNFTAPAGSFPANAFGVYDMHGNIYEWTADCYNENYLGAPSDGSAWLTGDCKVRRIRGNDWGEAPVFSRSGNRNATYTDTRGDWIGFRVARDL, translated from the coding sequence ATGAACAGTGAGCTGCGTAGTTTTTCCCTGAAGACGCTCCCCGCACTGGCCTTAGCCGCCGTCGCCAGCCTGCTGCCGGGCGTCGCCCAGGCCGCTGAACCGGCGCAACCGGGCAAGGTGTTCAAGGATTGCAAGGACTGCCCGGAAATGGTCGTCCTGCCCACGGGCACCTTCACCATGGGCACGCCGGACAACGAAGTCGGACGCGAGCCGGATGAAGGTCCGTTGCACCCAGTGACCTTCGCCAAACCGCTGGCCATCAGCCGCTTCCAAGTGTTGGCCGGCGAGTGGGACGCCTATCTGCGCGACACCGGTTACGTGATGCCCGATGGCGATACGCGCCCCGGCCGCGAGTGCAAGGCTGGCGTGCCGCGCTACGAGCGCACGGCCAAACATCCAGCGGTGTGCATGGACTTCCCCGAGGCCAACGCCTACGTGGAATGGCTGTCGAAAAAATCCGGCAAAACCTACCGACTGGTCAGCGAATCCCTGCGTGAGTACGCCGCGCGCGCCGGCAGCAGCGGGCCGTTCCCCTTCCCGTTCGATGAAGGCAAGGAATACAGCATCGCCAAACACGCCAACACCTACGGCGCCGCCGACGGCTACAACTTCACCGCGCCGGCCGGCAGCTTCCCGGCCAACGCGTTCGGCGTGTACGACATGCACGGCAACATCTATGAATGGACCGCCGATTGCTACAACGAAAACTACCTTGGCGCACCGAGCGACGGCAGTGCCTGGCTGACCGGCGATTGCAAAGTGCGGCGCATCCGCGGCAATGACTGGGGCGAAGCGCCGGTGTTCTCGCGTTCGGGCAACCGCAACGCGACCTACACCGACACCCGCGGCGACTGGATCGGCTTTCGCGTCGCTCGGGATCTGTGA